From one Lysinibacillus sp. G4S2 genomic stretch:
- a CDS encoding GNAT family N-acetyltransferase produces the protein MDIRFLTAVDAEVYRNLRLEGLQNNPEAFGSSFEEEKDYPIEMFANRFESQGSYTLGAFDQGELVGVATLVQENKLKLKHKAGIFAVYVSPKKRGLGIGKKLMVEAINKAKELKGVEQLNLTVVSTNASAKRLYCSLGFEVFGTEKRALKIGQRYFDDDYMVLFL, from the coding sequence ATGGATATTAGATTTTTAACAGCTGTAGATGCAGAAGTATATCGGAATTTAAGATTGGAAGGGCTACAAAATAATCCTGAGGCATTTGGTTCTAGCTTTGAGGAGGAGAAGGATTATCCGATTGAGATGTTTGCCAATAGATTTGAATCACAAGGTTCTTATACGTTAGGTGCATTTGATCAAGGTGAATTAGTAGGCGTTGCAACTTTGGTTCAAGAAAACAAGTTGAAGTTAAAGCATAAAGCGGGCATTTTTGCTGTTTATGTTTCCCCTAAAAAGCGTGGTCTTGGCATTGGCAAGAAATTAATGGTTGAAGCAATTAACAAAGCAAAAGAGTTAAAGGGAGTTGAGCAGCTTAATCTTACGGTTGTATCAACGAATGCTTCAGCAAAAAGACTGTATTGTTCTTTAGGATTTGAAGTATTTGGGACAGAGAAGAGGGCATTAAAAATAGGTCAACGATATTTTGATGATGATTATATGGTTTTGTTTCTTTAA
- a CDS encoding DinB family protein — MKSNSIANHFHTLQEQRSHYLPCIQSLSQEQLWHSEKEGKWSIGEHFYHLYLILKMLKTATKYSLLLTPYAKMRRNKPFATEIHNVYEEFKNRKGRGMRAPGILVPPAKIRFTLNSDEIEQLLVNETNALKELVKDIEEDIAGHIVFPDPLAHYPNLIQSIQLLAIHEMHHFKIMEGQYKRLVTSSKLEVVK, encoded by the coding sequence ATGAAATCTAACAGTATAGCAAATCATTTTCATACATTACAGGAACAGCGCTCTCACTACCTTCCTTGTATTCAATCACTCTCGCAGGAACAACTGTGGCATAGTGAGAAAGAAGGAAAATGGTCTATCGGTGAACATTTCTATCACCTTTATCTAATACTAAAAATGTTGAAAACTGCAACAAAGTACTCCTTACTACTTACCCCTTACGCGAAAATGCGAAGAAACAAGCCTTTCGCCACTGAAATACATAATGTTTACGAAGAATTTAAAAACAGAAAAGGAAGAGGCATGAGAGCACCAGGAATATTAGTGCCTCCCGCAAAAATACGTTTTACGCTGAACAGCGACGAAATCGAACAATTATTAGTAAACGAGACAAATGCACTGAAAGAATTAGTAAAAGATATTGAGGAGGATATAGCCGGGCATATCGTCTTTCCAGACCCCCTCGCCCACTACCCTAACCTTATCCAATCTATTCAGCTACTTGCCATCCATGAAATGCATCATTTTAAAATTATGGAAGGGCAATATAAAAGGCTAGTAACGTCCAGTAAATTGGAGGTTGTGAAATGA
- a CDS encoding PhoU family transcriptional regulator — MKKLLVCLCLLLFLVACSNEEGTNSNKELFITKEFVEENAKVGLSYDEVREVFGKEVLADVVDHTETWLYDSAKHNKLEYNPSLEVVADEITSGKLDYQLYINFIDKKAIMYSYFYKGENGKTQQYVVTPDAEPFSFPASK; from the coding sequence ATGAAAAAACTATTGGTATGTCTTTGTCTCTTACTTTTTCTTGTAGCTTGTTCAAATGAAGAAGGGACTAATTCAAATAAAGAACTCTTCATCACAAAAGAATTTGTAGAGGAAAATGCAAAGGTTGGTTTATCGTACGATGAGGTTAGAGAGGTATTTGGTAAGGAAGTTCTTGCAGATGTCGTTGATCATACAGAAACATGGCTGTACGATTCAGCTAAACATAATAAATTAGAGTATAACCCAAGCTTAGAAGTTGTAGCCGATGAAATTACAAGTGGCAAACTTGATTATCAGCTATACATAAACTTTATTGATAAAAAAGCCATTATGTATTCTTATTTTTATAAAGGTGAAAATGGTAAGACGCAGCAATATGTTGTTACTCCTGATGCTGAGCCGTTTAGCTTTCCTGCTAGTAAGTGA
- a CDS encoding UPF0158 family protein translates to MNLLDELADVFLDGNIDEMSYVLNCRTREVLLDAPEALTGEPEIDWDDDELTADLVMVPSVSTPEMYDVMVSFAKKQPDSMKILLIDVLNGNKPFRSFKDKIYELGIENHWYEFEQDYAKGRMAEWLEEFCKIEVSK, encoded by the coding sequence TTGAACCTACTAGATGAACTTGCGGATGTATTTTTAGATGGAAATATTGATGAAATGTCGTATGTGTTAAACTGTCGAACGCGTGAAGTTCTTTTGGATGCGCCGGAAGCTTTAACTGGCGAGCCTGAAATTGATTGGGATGATGATGAGCTGACTGCGGATTTAGTGATGGTTCCAAGCGTTTCAACGCCTGAAATGTATGATGTCATGGTCAGCTTTGCTAAAAAGCAACCAGATTCGATGAAGATTCTTTTAATCGATGTACTTAACGGAAATAAGCCTTTTCGTTCTTTTAAAGACAAAATTTATGAACTAGGCATCGAAAATCATTGGTACGAATTTGAGCAGGATTATGCTAAGGGCAGAATGGCGGAGTGGCTAGAAGAGTTTTGCAAAATTGAAGTATCTAAGTAA
- a CDS encoding cupin domain-containing protein, whose product MKVYSLYSDNKHKINKLVESKNKNIRIIEFSLLKGSNEIPPHFHPYGEDCAYVLKGELTYYIDTHSTVNLDKGNLAVGWTNLIHGYKNMSDSSVYFLVFATPEDNLTVYPEGNDLDIKHIPLNRRVYNCLDNDICIASPLSSFKTLVVDGIYQELEEKGVFKSFLDLEENILYTFENEKVELKTDKPKKFLKFSCKDALL is encoded by the coding sequence GTGAAAGTTTATAGTCTTTACAGTGATAATAAGCATAAAATAAATAAGTTAGTTGAAAGTAAGAATAAAAATATAAGAATTATTGAATTTAGTTTATTGAAGGGAAGTAATGAGATCCCACCACATTTTCATCCGTATGGTGAGGATTGTGCATATGTATTAAAAGGTGAACTAACATATTATATCGATACACATTCAACTGTTAATTTAGATAAAGGGAATTTGGCTGTTGGATGGACCAATCTCATACATGGATATAAGAATATGTCGGATTCTAGTGTATATTTTCTAGTTTTTGCAACACCTGAAGATAATTTAACAGTTTATCCTGAAGGAAACGATCTTGATATAAAACATATTCCTTTAAACAGAAGAGTCTATAATTGTTTGGATAATGATATTTGTATAGCGTCCCCGCTATCCAGTTTTAAGACTCTTGTAGTTGACGGTATATATCAAGAGTTGGAAGAAAAAGGTGTTTTTAAGTCCTTTTTAGATTTAGAAGAGAATATATTGTATACTTTTGAAAATGAAAAAGTTGAGTTGAAAACTGATAAGCCAAAAAAATTCCTGAAATTCTCTTGTAAGGATGCTTTACTTTAA
- a CDS encoding pyridoxamine kinase produces MKKVAVIQDMSSFGKCSLTAAIPVLSVMGVQAVPLPTAILTAQTGYPSFYCEDLTSKMDYFVDEWSKLDTTFDGIHTGFVTGKEQIDNIFRFLNVFHSSETTLLVDPVMGDLGEVYKLYTGELLDRMKELVKCADIITPNITECCLLTGLSYEKLESYQVDSDYFQALEEAGHQLQQATGANVIITGLNPPPADANKRYVGNMYVDADRSFYSVRDYNGESYSGTGDLFASVIMGGMMRGQDLVESMKLAEAFLAASIEATSKDQIPREAGVNFEKFLRMLL; encoded by the coding sequence ATGAAGAAAGTTGCTGTAATTCAGGATATGTCATCCTTTGGGAAGTGCTCGTTAACGGCTGCGATTCCTGTGCTGTCAGTGATGGGGGTTCAGGCGGTGCCATTGCCAACTGCGATTTTAACGGCGCAAACAGGATATCCGAGCTTTTATTGTGAGGATTTAACGTCAAAAATGGATTACTTTGTGGATGAGTGGAGCAAGCTTGATACTACCTTTGATGGTATTCATACGGGTTTTGTGACAGGAAAAGAACAAATCGATAATATATTTCGGTTTTTAAACGTGTTTCACTCGAGTGAAACGACGCTGCTTGTCGATCCGGTGATGGGCGATTTAGGTGAAGTATATAAACTGTATACAGGCGAGTTGCTTGATCGTATGAAGGAGCTAGTGAAGTGTGCGGATATTATTACGCCAAATATTACAGAATGCTGCTTGCTTACAGGTTTGTCGTATGAGAAACTAGAGAGCTATCAGGTCGATTCAGATTATTTTCAGGCGCTAGAGGAAGCGGGCCATCAGCTACAGCAGGCAACAGGTGCGAACGTCATTATTACCGGTTTGAATCCGCCGCCAGCTGATGCGAACAAGCGTTATGTAGGCAATATGTATGTCGATGCAGATCGTTCATTTTATAGCGTCCGCGATTATAACGGCGAGAGCTATTCAGGCACTGGTGATTTGTTTGCATCAGTTATTATGGGTGGCATGATGCGTGGGCAGGATTTAGTTGAGTCGATGAAGCTTGCAGAGGCGTTTTTAGCCGCTTCAATTGAAGCTACTTCAAAGGATCAAATTCCACGCGAAGCAGGCGTGAATTTTGAAAAGTTTTTACGAATGCTACTTTAG
- a CDS encoding ECF transporter S component translates to MQNIQGQTYTRSRTKTFDLVITSILAALVFVATSFINFKLPFGQGGLIHLGTTMLFISAILFGPKKGALAGAIGMGLFDITGGWLIWAPTTIISRALQGAIVGKIAWSKGHKGDNVGLNILAAVVSMPVMMAVYYIGQAIMFKSWIAPMASIPGDVIQNVVGLLLAIPVCIVLKKTPYFKKNF, encoded by the coding sequence ATGCAAAATATACAAGGTCAAACTTATACAAGATCACGCACGAAAACATTTGATTTAGTGATAACATCCATTCTAGCAGCACTTGTTTTCGTTGCAACATCGTTCATCAATTTTAAGCTACCATTCGGCCAAGGCGGGCTTATTCACTTAGGGACAACCATGCTTTTCATCTCAGCGATTTTATTTGGTCCTAAAAAAGGGGCACTTGCCGGAGCAATCGGGATGGGTTTATTCGATATCACAGGTGGTTGGTTAATTTGGGCGCCAACTACAATTATCTCCCGCGCATTACAAGGTGCCATCGTTGGGAAAATCGCTTGGTCTAAAGGTCATAAAGGCGACAACGTTGGCTTAAACATTTTAGCAGCTGTCGTTTCAATGCCTGTGATGATGGCAGTATACTATATCGGGCAAGCGATTATGTTCAAAAGCTGGATTGCACCTATGGCATCCATTCCAGGAGACGTCATCCAAAACGTTGTCGGTTTACTTCTCGCAATTCCAGTATGTATCGTGCTGAAAAAAACACCGTACTTCAAAAAGAATTTTTAA
- a CDS encoding cell wall hydrolase has protein sequence MPRAKYRDADVDLMARMMRAEAEGEGNQGMLYVGNVIVNRLVANCLDFKDLRTVEDVIYQVQGGNYSFEAVQKGNMFYQRARSSEKRLAKLNLDYWRQHPAKYALWYFNPYAPCPPTWYGQPFAGQFKNHCFYEPAPDTCDGVYTG, from the coding sequence ATGCCAAGAGCAAAATACCGAGATGCTGACGTTGACTTAATGGCAAGGATGATGAGAGCAGAAGCTGAAGGTGAAGGAAATCAAGGAATGTTATATGTTGGCAATGTCATTGTGAATCGTCTTGTAGCAAATTGTTTAGACTTTAAAGATTTAAGAACAGTAGAAGATGTCATTTATCAGGTACAAGGAGGAAATTATTCTTTTGAAGCTGTACAAAAAGGGAATATGTTTTACCAAAGGGCGAGATCTTCTGAAAAAAGATTAGCCAAACTGAATTTGGATTATTGGAGGCAACACCCAGCGAAATATGCACTTTGGTACTTCAATCCATATGCCCCATGTCCTCCAACATGGTACGGTCAACCTTTTGCTGGTCAATTTAAAAATCATTGCTTCTATGAACCAGCACCTGATACATGTGATGGTGTTTATACAGGATAG
- a CDS encoding SpaA isopeptide-forming pilin-related protein — protein MKKLNIVVILLLIVLQTVLSPISVFASEADASIGVPGTTETKEEPAVKENGANAIEGAGVSEGAAEKNNSVDSPQQLENPSAPKDNPSTLTENPSAPIDNTSTQTDSPSAPIDNSSTQTDSPNAPTDKSSTLAEESKTVGEDSNAVKPEQTQTNTPPVGKARELSHTGFLDSVKIAKTDLSYGEQTGVHVTFSEKPDVKLNTGDTITMTLPHELKGFNTTIKLEDYGSCDVTNGQVVCTFNSKVEEREKITGFFNFSILGTNVEAGITKTVHTNFGTDLTEQAVTITHPNGSSTPGVFFYKSGDIIPEKADEVRWFLNFNLKLEQLDSDIVLHDYSKGGQQIKKDSFNIQTSGQLGKHQFTPEAFESNGYGYVKFTSDNTFDVVIKKEFASLSSFTVSYNTTITAEGVNEKYLKNEYDLTYKVNNQDEVHEKNVEQVKNISANGWAEGILPEKGTLRILKHIDGNKEQVIPGVQFKVFKSDGQQIGDLYTTDAKGIVEVPNLKTGEYYVQEISAPEYVTFDANKKIPFTIDASATNGVELPIGNSLKKTSIEGTKTWNNDREQDRPTDIKVDLLKDDKVIATKVVTAENGWKYSFENLDQYTVDGKEIKYAVKEQPVAGYESKVEGYNIVNTKILKGSIVLTKINADTKDKLAGVEFTLIDNEGKVIAEKLVTDKDGQIKVDNLRPGKYAFVETKALFGYKPLHEKMEFTIENDQKEDVQVTVENSYNKTTVVLTKHAKDEQGPVLPNAEFKLINQKGEVIVLKLVTDKDGQIKVDNLSPGKYAFVETQAPKGYQLDAKPIDFEVSLVDKESVIQLKAFNQAEPTEKPTTPEKPVGPSEKPTTPEKPVGPSEKPTTPEKPVGPSEKPTTPEKPVEPSEKPKPQEKPEKPVESEKTYEPKYEGKVVEEPKPQEKSETSVEQSEKPKDSKNESTVVEEPKTQAKTETSMEQSKKLNDSKNVSNAVEMSSKEQANNVAQNQKVDKKDQSTPNQAERLPQTGESNTTLYQVLGLILVALAYLLFRRNRKEI, from the coding sequence ATGAAAAAATTAAACATAGTAGTAATCTTATTACTGATCGTATTACAAACAGTACTATCACCAATCTCAGTGTTTGCAAGTGAAGCGGATGCTAGTATTGGAGTACCTGGAACAACTGAAACAAAAGAAGAACCAGCAGTAAAAGAAAACGGAGCGAATGCCATTGAAGGCGCTGGTGTAAGTGAAGGGGCAGCAGAAAAAAATAACAGCGTTGATTCGCCTCAACAATTAGAAAATCCAAGTGCCCCTAAAGACAACCCAAGTACTCTAACAGAAAATCCAAGTGCTCCTATAGACAACACAAGCACTCAAACAGACAGTCCAAGTGCTCCTATAGATAACTCAAGCACTCAAACAGACAGCCCCAATGCTCCTACAGACAAGTCAAGTACTCTTGCAGAAGAATCTAAAACTGTCGGAGAGGATAGTAACGCAGTAAAACCCGAACAAACTCAAACAAATACACCTCCAGTAGGAAAAGCACGAGAACTAAGCCATACAGGCTTCCTTGATAGTGTGAAAATTGCAAAAACAGATTTATCATACGGTGAACAAACAGGTGTCCATGTAACATTTAGTGAAAAGCCTGACGTCAAATTAAATACGGGCGATACAATTACGATGACATTGCCACATGAATTAAAAGGCTTCAATACGACTATTAAACTAGAAGATTACGGTTCGTGTGATGTGACTAATGGACAAGTTGTATGTACGTTCAATAGCAAAGTAGAGGAACGTGAAAAAATTACAGGCTTCTTTAATTTCTCTATTTTAGGAACGAATGTTGAAGCTGGAATTACAAAAACGGTTCATACGAACTTTGGAACAGATTTAACTGAGCAAGCTGTAACAATTACTCATCCAAATGGTAGCTCTACGCCAGGAGTTTTCTTCTATAAATCTGGAGATATTATTCCTGAAAAAGCTGATGAAGTTCGCTGGTTCCTAAACTTCAACTTAAAGCTAGAACAACTTGATAGTGATATCGTTTTACACGATTATTCAAAAGGCGGTCAACAAATAAAGAAAGATAGTTTCAATATCCAAACAAGTGGCCAATTAGGTAAACATCAATTCACACCTGAAGCGTTTGAAAGCAATGGGTATGGATATGTGAAGTTTACGAGTGATAATACATTCGATGTAGTGATTAAAAAAGAATTTGCAAGCTTATCATCGTTCACTGTAAGTTATAATACGACGATTACAGCTGAAGGGGTAAATGAAAAATATCTGAAGAATGAATATGATTTGACATACAAAGTTAACAACCAAGATGAAGTACATGAGAAAAATGTAGAACAAGTAAAAAACATTTCAGCTAATGGTTGGGCTGAGGGAATTTTACCAGAAAAAGGTACATTAAGAATACTGAAACATATAGATGGCAATAAAGAACAAGTCATTCCAGGTGTTCAATTTAAAGTTTTCAAATCAGATGGTCAACAAATTGGTGATCTATATACAACCGATGCCAAAGGAATTGTCGAAGTACCAAACTTAAAAACTGGTGAGTACTATGTACAAGAAATATCAGCACCTGAATATGTAACATTTGACGCAAATAAGAAAATTCCATTTACAATAGATGCTAGCGCTACAAATGGTGTTGAATTACCAATTGGTAACAGTTTGAAAAAAACTTCGATTGAAGGAACGAAAACTTGGAACAATGATCGTGAGCAAGATCGTCCTACAGACATCAAAGTAGATTTACTAAAAGACGATAAGGTTATTGCTACAAAAGTAGTAACAGCTGAAAATGGATGGAAATATAGCTTCGAAAACTTAGACCAATACACAGTAGATGGTAAAGAAATCAAATATGCTGTGAAAGAGCAACCAGTAGCGGGATATGAGTCTAAAGTTGAAGGTTATAATATTGTAAATACAAAAATTCTTAAAGGATCAATTGTTTTAACGAAAATAAATGCTGATACGAAAGACAAATTAGCGGGCGTTGAATTTACGTTAATTGACAATGAAGGCAAAGTCATTGCAGAAAAATTAGTAACTGATAAAGATGGTCAAATTAAAGTAGATAACTTACGTCCGGGTAAATATGCGTTTGTGGAAACAAAAGCATTATTTGGCTATAAACCTTTACATGAAAAAATGGAATTTACAATTGAAAACGATCAAAAAGAAGATGTTCAAGTAACAGTAGAAAATTCCTATAACAAGACAACGGTAGTGTTGACAAAACATGCTAAAGACGAGCAAGGCCCAGTATTACCTAATGCAGAATTCAAACTTATTAATCAAAAAGGCGAAGTAATTGTATTAAAATTAGTAACAGATAAGGACGGTCAAATTAAAGTAGATAACCTAAGTCCAGGTAAATATGCGTTTGTGGAAACACAAGCACCAAAAGGTTATCAGCTTGATGCCAAACCAATCGACTTTGAAGTTAGTTTGGTAGACAAAGAATCTGTTATTCAGTTAAAAGCATTTAATCAAGCTGAACCAACTGAAAAACCGACAACACCAGAAAAACCGGTGGGACCGAGTGAAAAACCGACAACACCAGAAAAACCGGTGGGACCGAGTGAAAAACCGACAACACCAGAAAAACCGGTGGGACCAAGTGAAAAACCGACAACACCAGAAAAACCGGTAGAACCAAGTGAAAAACCAAAGCCTCAAGAAAAACCAGAAAAGCCAGTAGAGAGTGAAAAAACATATGAACCCAAATATGAGGGTAAAGTAGTAGAGGAACCAAAGCCTCAAGAGAAATCAGAAACATCGGTGGAACAGAGTGAAAAACCGAAAGACTCAAAAAATGAGAGTACTGTAGTGGAAGAACCAAAGACTCAAGCGAAAACAGAAACATCGATGGAACAGAGTAAAAAACTAAATGACTCAAAAAATGTAAGTAATGCAGTAGAAATGTCATCAAAAGAGCAAGCTAACAACGTTGCTCAAAATCAAAAAGTTGACAAAAAGGATCAAAGTACGCCAAATCAAGCTGAACGCTTACCTCAAACAGGGGAAAGTAATACAACTTTATACCAAGTACTTGGTTTGATTTTAGTAGCTCTAGCATACTTGTTATTCCGACGTAATAGAAAAGAAATTTAA
- a CDS encoding DNA/RNA helicase domain-containing protein: MYSWVEQKSTIKEAESNYTVQGFNLNYVGVIISLFYPFVFYFLFIFNKDHTPKPTTAILKQIVDNRFSPILIISRIRLVMNINGDTMFHFKIF, encoded by the coding sequence ATGTATAGCTGGGTAGAACAAAAATCCACTATAAAAGAAGCGGAATCAAACTATACTGTTCAAGGTTTCAATTTAAACTATGTGGGTGTAATAATAAGTCTATTTTATCCGTTTGTATTTTATTTCCTTTTTATATTCAATAAAGATCATACGCCAAAACCGACTACAGCTATACTTAAGCAAATAGTAGATAATAGATTTTCACCTATTTTGATCATTAGTAGGATAAGACTTGTTATGAACATCAACGGGGACACCATGTTTCATTTTAAAATTTTTTAA
- a CDS encoding Fic family protein, whose translation MRIYNYGQLKQLMIPMETVNLIAKINEYKGKQELYKQQAPQILHTLKDVAIIQSTKASNVIEGIVITDHRLKSIMANDINLQDRSEGEIVGYRDVLQLIHSSFDAIPVRENVILQLHKEMYKYIGIEGGRWKNVDNVISETFSDGTKRIRFEPVSAFETPIAMKQLCEELRERISKSDVEPLILISVFILDFLSVHPFNDGNDRMARLLTLLLLYQFGFEVGRYISLEKIIEDSKEEYYETLRKSSIGWHENINDIFPWVNYFLGTCVAAYKDLESRVGIIESQKGSKSQRIHAFIEKKLGYFTKADIRNACPDVSEATINRVLNELKEQKIIAPEGLGRNAKWKKL comes from the coding sequence ATGAGAATATATAATTATGGACAGCTAAAGCAATTGATGATTCCGATGGAGACGGTAAACTTAATTGCGAAAATTAATGAATATAAAGGGAAACAGGAGCTATATAAGCAACAAGCTCCACAAATTTTACATACATTAAAAGATGTGGCTATTATTCAGTCGACAAAGGCATCTAATGTAATTGAAGGAATTGTTATTACAGATCACCGCTTAAAAAGTATCATGGCAAATGATATAAATCTTCAAGATCGTTCTGAAGGGGAAATTGTTGGTTACCGAGATGTTTTGCAATTAATTCATTCTTCATTTGACGCAATTCCAGTGAGAGAAAATGTGATTTTGCAGTTGCATAAAGAAATGTATAAATACATCGGTATTGAAGGTGGACGATGGAAAAATGTTGATAATGTCATTAGTGAGACGTTTTCGGATGGAACAAAACGGATTCGATTTGAGCCAGTATCGGCATTTGAAACGCCGATTGCTATGAAACAATTATGTGAAGAATTGCGTGAAAGAATTTCGAAGTCAGATGTAGAGCCACTTATTTTAATTAGTGTATTTATTTTAGACTTTTTATCCGTGCATCCATTTAATGATGGGAATGACCGTATGGCACGGTTGTTAACGCTATTGTTGTTATATCAATTTGGATTTGAAGTAGGCCGCTATATCAGTCTTGAGAAAATTATTGAGGACTCAAAAGAAGAGTATTATGAGACATTAAGAAAATCCTCCATTGGCTGGCATGAAAATATAAATGATATTTTCCCATGGGTGAATTATTTTTTAGGCACATGTGTAGCAGCATATAAGGATTTAGAAAGTCGTGTTGGAATTATTGAGTCACAAAAGGGAAGTAAGAGCCAACGTATTCATGCATTTATTGAAAAGAAATTAGGCTATTTCACAAAAGCAGATATCCGTAATGCTTGTCCAGATGTGAGTGAAGCAACAATTAATCGTGTATTAAATGAATTGAAAGAACAGAAAATCATTGCACCTGAAGGATTAGGGCGTAATGCGAAGTGGAAGAAGCTATAG
- a CDS encoding SMI1/KNR4 family protein, producing the protein MTIESILSSLNRRLEKDKNITLQRENGEILSVTCYWNSPVTDQELKEFSLKTNLILPKDFHSFLKLCNGGKLFSDGVDYFELFNLKEMLNYLKANCKIRLDTV; encoded by the coding sequence ATGACTATTGAATCGATTTTATCATCATTAAATAGACGATTAGAAAAAGATAAGAACATAACTTTACAAAGAGAAAATGGAGAAATCTTAAGTGTTACATGTTATTGGAACAGTCCAGTAACTGATCAGGAATTAAAAGAATTTTCTTTAAAAACCAATCTCATCTTGCCGAAAGACTTTCATTCATTTCTAAAATTATGTAATGGTGGAAAATTATTTTCAGATGGCGTGGATTACTTTGAATTGTTCAATTTAAAAGAAATGCTAAATTATTTGAAGGCGAATTGTAAAATCAGATTAGACACTGTATAA
- a CDS encoding IS30 family transposase has product MQKKLNIKGTQKKPRLTEIQRGKLEAYLDEGNLSKAEIARRLGVCRATIYNEIKRGTTTQVRIVNSKRIYTTKYFATTGQAITERNVARSRNPLKVKRVSAFLEYADQLMKEKEWSPDAVVGRTLLDGKFRREEMVCAKTLYAYIDLRLLKTRNSDLVSKTSRKTKTVRRARKNIKCLGESIEKRPQHIETREEFGHFEIDSVIGRKDKEDDVLLTLIERKTRREFIFKMDGKDADSVNYAIETILKNFGELAPKLFKSITADNGSEFSELAEKCQELMGIYFTHPYSSWERGTNENHNRMIRRWLPKGTSIENYSRSYIQSVEDKMNHLPRRIHGFKTPHEMFEEELKRLRESA; this is encoded by the coding sequence ATGCAAAAAAAGCTTAACATAAAAGGAACTCAAAAGAAACCCAGACTTACTGAAATTCAACGTGGAAAGTTAGAAGCTTACCTTGATGAAGGGAATTTATCAAAAGCTGAGATTGCCCGTAGATTGGGTGTTTGTCGTGCTACTATATATAACGAAATCAAGCGTGGAACTACTACACAAGTGAGGATAGTAAATAGTAAACGAATCTATACCACGAAGTACTTCGCTACAACGGGTCAAGCAATCACTGAACGAAATGTGGCTCGTTCTCGTAACCCTTTGAAGGTGAAGCGAGTATCGGCTTTTCTAGAATACGCAGATCAATTAATGAAGGAAAAGGAGTGGTCTCCAGACGCTGTTGTTGGTCGTACATTGCTTGATGGTAAGTTTCGTCGTGAAGAAATGGTTTGCGCAAAAACTCTTTATGCGTATATAGATCTTAGGTTGTTGAAAACTAGAAATTCTGACTTAGTTTCCAAGACATCGCGTAAAACAAAGACAGTACGTAGGGCTAGAAAAAATATAAAATGTTTAGGCGAAAGTATTGAAAAACGCCCACAGCACATTGAAACACGAGAGGAATTTGGTCATTTTGAAATCGATTCAGTGATCGGTAGAAAAGACAAAGAAGATGATGTTTTATTAACACTGATCGAACGGAAAACGCGTCGAGAATTTATTTTCAAAATGGACGGTAAGGATGCGGATTCCGTGAACTATGCGATTGAAACCATTCTAAAGAATTTTGGGGAGTTAGCACCTAAACTATTCAAATCCATTACAGCAGATAACGGGAGTGAGTTTTCAGAGCTTGCGGAAAAATGCCAAGAGTTGATGGGGATTTACTTCACACACCCCTACTCATCATGGGAGCGAGGAACAAATGAAAACCACAATAGAATGATTCGTAGATGGTTACCAAAAGGAACGTCCATAGAGAACTACAGTAGATCTTACATCCAATCTGTAGAAGATAAAATGAACCACTTGCCACGACGAATACATGGATTCAAAACACCGCATGAGATGTTTGAGGAAGAATTAAAGAGATTAAGAGAATCAGCGTAA
- a CDS encoding DNA/RNA helicase domain-containing protein: MQFKIPLNISDGKYIWAEEKSTINEAGSIYKLQGFDLNYVSVI; the protein is encoded by the coding sequence GTGCAATTCAAAATTCCATTGAACATATCAGATGGGAAATACATCTGGGCAGAAGAAAAATCCACTATAAATGAAGCGGGATCAATCTATAAGCTTCAAGGTTTCGATTTAAACTATGTGAGTGTAATATAG